DNA from Candidatus Scalindua japonica:
GCGTGCGAATGTGTTAACAACACAGCATCCAACCTTTTTACACCGTTTTTCAAACACTGTATACGTAACTCGGTTGCCGCATCTATAAGTATATTATATTCTCCTTCCGATATAACTATCGAGGAACGGGTCCTGGAATTTTTTGGATTGTCAGAGGTACAGACACGACACTCACACCCTACCATAGGCACACCGTATGATGTTCCTGTACCGAGAAACGTAATCTTCATATCTTTATTGCACTCCACCTCCCTTTTCTGGAGAGTATGTATACGGCAACAGCACGAAGTATCCAATCGAGCGCTGCGCCGAACCAGATGCCGGCAAGCCCCCATTCTAACACAATTCCAAAGAGATAAGCAACGGGCAAGTGAAAACATAATGTTCCCACTATTGTAACAATCATGGGGCTAAATGTGTCTCCGGCACCACGTAAGCCACCGGCGTATACCATATAAATCGCAAGAGCCGGCTGTTCTATCGCAGCGATCATCACACAATAAGTGCTGAGAGCCAGGACATCCTGCTCCGGATGAAAAACATTTGCCATTGGCCTGGCAAATGCCAGGAAAATAAACGAGAAGAACCCCATTAATACCAGTGCAATCTGACAATTTTTCTTCATACTTAACTTTGCCAGGTCCGGTTTATTAGCGCCAAGACTTTGCCCCACAATCGTGGTGGTAGCGACTCCTAATGCAAAACCCGGCATAAATGAAATGGCCTCTATCCTAATGGCAATCTGGTGTGCAGCAAGTGAAACCGTACCTAACATTGCAACTATTTTAATAAAAAAGAGATAACCCAACTGGGTCAGTGAAGCATCTAACGTTGCGGGAAATGAAATCCTCAAAATTCTTTTAATAATAGACATGTTTACATCAACAATATGTTTAACGCCAATTGTTAAAATACTCCTCCTGCTCAGAAGTCGGTACATAATCAGTAAAGCGCCAGTTGTATAAGCTATTGATGTCGCCCATGCTGCCCCGGCTACCTCCATACGCGGAAAGAACCATATACCGAATATAAGGAGCCAGTTAAATAATATGTTTACACAGTTTGTTACAAGTGTAATAAACATGGGTGTCCTCGTATCTCCGGCTCCCCTGAAAACTGATGTCCCGGTCAGGATAATCAACCGGAAAATAAAGAAACTCAGGACTATCTTAAGATATTGCGACCCGAGAAAGACCACATTTTCCTCAGCGCTCATCAAGACAAGAATATTATCGGCGAAGTAAAATATGAAAGGGCTGACGGTACAGCCAAAAACAAGTGTAATGAGAAGAGACTGACCCGCTACTTTCCTCGCCTCATCTTTCTGATTTGCACCAAAATCTCTCGCCACAAGCGCCGTAGTTCCGACATTAAGGGCAGTAAATACCATTGCAACAATAAAGCCCAACGCACCTGCCAACCCGACTGCAGCAACAGGAACAGTACCTAACCTGCCTACCATGATAATATCTACGATGAAGACTGCCAGGTGCAAGACATTCTCCAACGCTACAGGGAGCGCTAATCTGATTATATTTTTATTTAGCTCCTTTTTTGTTAACTCCATAAGGTCTTATTCAAATTGAAATTAAGGTTGACAACAACCAATACAACCATTAGAATTTTCTACTAAATTTATACTTGAATTGTCAGATGATATTAGAAAATAAATACTTATGCAAAGTAATTTCATAAAGATTCCTGCCTTATTCACTTTTTCTGAATATACCATCCTTTTCAATACAATAGAGTACTTGATTTTGTGTTATTTATTAGAAATTTCTCAGATTAAAAGGTTGTAAATGTATACAGGCATAGATATTATTGAAATTAAAAGGATAGAAAAACTCTTTGGATCACACAAAAATTTTATAAAAAGAGTTTATACCTCTGATGAAGTCGAATATTGTCAGTCCAGAAAAAACTGTTTTCAACATTTTGCAGTACGTTTTGCGTCAAAAGAAGCTGTTCTCAAGGCCTTTGGAACAGGCTTGAGAGACAGATTGAAGTGGACTGATATTGAGACGCTGAATGACGAGTTGGGAAAACCTTACGTAAATCTATATGGCAGAGCTAAAGAACTTGCATCTGAGAAGAAAATCGGCGAGATTTCTGTCTCATTATCACATTGTAAAGAGTATGCCGTTGCACATGCACTATTAATACCTGGTGAATCTCAGGAATAAAAAAAATGAAAACCTCTCTTTCGACAGGAGTCCAACGCTGGAATCCTCTCGAAAGAGAGGCTAGTCATGTTTGTTATAACAAATGACAGCTATATTAGTTAGCTAGTGAAAGGTGCTAATTTGAAAAAAATAATTCTTATAAATCCTCATCCTATAGGTAACGTAGGCGAGGAAAACGTTTCAGTACTAAACCAAATGCCCGTGAACCTGGGATATCTGAAGGCATTAACACCCGATGACTGGGAAGTAGATATAATAGATGAAACCCAGGAGCTGGCGGTAGATGAAAAAGGTGAAAATGTCTGTTTCGATAAAACAAATGTCGTCCTGGTTGGAATAACGTCCGTCAGCTATCAGGCAAACAGGGCATACCAGATCGCCACCGCATGCAAAAAGAATGGAATTCCCGTAATAATGGGTGGAGTACATGCTACAAGTTATCCTGAAGAGGCGGCCCAATACGTTGACTCTGTAGTAATAAGAGAAGCAGTTCCGATATGGGAAGAGATAATCTCTGATTTTGAAAATAACGAACTTAAACCGACTTATGATGGCGGCCTGACCCCTATGGAAACATATAAGGGGCTACTACCAGATAGAAAGTTTTTGACTGACAAGTACAAATATCGGTACTCTGGCATTATTACAACTGCCGGCTGTCCGTTTAGCTGCGAGTTCTGTTCAGTTCCACAGTTCCAGGGAAGAAAGTACAGAGAAAGGCCAATAGATGATGTTCTGAATGAGCTTGAAGCGATAAAGGGGCAGTATAGAGGCCTCATACTTACAGATGAAAATTTCTACGGTCATAGTAAGAAATCTTACGAAAGGGTCAGAAACCTTTTTAAGGGGATGGTTGATAGAAAAATTTATCAGAACTGGTTCGGGTTTACTTCGTTGAATATTTATCAGGATGACGAAACACTGGAATATATGGCAAAGAGCGGATGTGTAGGTGTACTCATTGGTATTGAATCTATAAATGAAGACGCGTTAAAATCGATGAACAAGGGAGTTAACCTCCGCATAACAATTGAAAAATACAGGGAAGCGGTAGCAAATATAAGGAAGCATGGACTTGCTGTCTGGGGGACCATGGTCTTTGGAAACGACAATGATACACCTGATACATTTAAAGATGTCGTTGATTTTATATTAGATGCAAAGATCGACATAATGACCTGTGGCTTATTGTGTCCATTTATCAATACACCGTTACAAAAAAGGCTTGATGATGATAACAGGTTGTTCAGGACCAACTTCCCGGAAGACTGGATCTATTATACATCGCACCATTTAACCTATGTTTTGTCTAAGCTCACACTTCAGGAATTTATTGATGGCATAGAGTACGTTTACAACAATATATATTCGACCGATGTAATAAGAAAAAAATTCAGAGAAGCAAAAGATGAACTCAACAACCTGAATGCCGCAATGTTCGCGTTCAGAGTTAATCTTGACTGGCAGGAGGTTTATAAACATCTGTTAGAAAACCTGAGAGAACTGCAGGCTTCAGGAGATTATGAGAGAGCCGTGGAACGGTACGAATCTCAGAAGGCCAAAACAAACCCGGACATGGCAGATATGAAGACGTGAAATTGTTGATTAGCGTTATTAGACTTCGGCTCCTCCCATTGTGACGTCGCTTTGAGCGTTCATCGGGACTTGATCCCGAACGGAGTCGAAGGATGAATATTGTCGCTTGGTAGTATAGTTTGTTTCTTAAAATTAAAAAACCAAAGAATAAATCCCCACTCCCCGGACAAACTGCGCTGAGGACTTTACTCCACTTTTGCGAAGAGAGAATAAGGGGGATTTACTTTTTGTGATAATGTGGTCAGAATAGTTTGAGTACTGAAGAATCATGTATTTTCTGAATTTTTCCAAAGGATATTAAAATGCCGAGAGTTGTTGTTACCGGTTTAGGATTAGTCATTGCCAATGGTATTGGTGTTACAAATGCATGGAATGCACTCATGAACGGTAAAGACGGCACGGCGGCATTAACATCTTTCGACACATCAAAATACAAAGTTCATCGTGCGTGTGAAGTAAAAAATTTCAGAATTGACACTGTTTTTGAAAACGAAACCACGGCAAACACGATACATAAGTACACATACACTGCCGCAAAAGAAGCATTGATAGATAGTGGATTGAGTGATTTAGCAGGGTACAACAGAGAAAAATTTGGTATCGCTATCGGAACTTTAGCCGGAGAACTACCTCCATTTGAACACCTGTTGCGCAATGCACCTGAAGACAAAGCCAACGGCTTTGATATGGGTGTTGCACTAACGTATCCGCCATCTTCTATCACCACACTACTCTCAGAAGATTTTGGTTTTGAAGGGCCTAATATGGTATCACTTAATGCCTGTTCTTCCGGCAACCATGCTATCGCCTGGGCTTTAGACCTTTTATATGAAGGAAAAGTTGATGTAATGCTGGTAGGTGGAGGTGAGCTTATCCCGCAAACAGAGTTTACACATTTTCATAATCTGAAAGCGCTGGCGCCTGAAAAATGCCAGCCATTTGATAAAGAGAGAAAAGGTCTGATAATTGGAGAAGGCTCGGGAATAATGGTATTGGAAACACTTGATTTCGCATCAAAAAGAAACGCTCAAATTTATGCTGAATTGAAGGGATATGGTATGAGCTGTGACGGACATCATATGACAGCACCCCATCCCGAAGGAGCGGGCGCAAAAGTGGCTATGTCAAATGCACTTTCCATGGCCAATATGTCTTACAAGGATGTAGACTACATCAATGCGCATGGAACAGGAACACCATTAAATGACAGAATGGAGACAATGGCAATAAAATCAATTTTTAAGGAACGGGCAAATGAAATAGCAGTCAGCTCTATAAAATCTATGATAGGCCACACAATGGGTGCGGCAAGCGCTATAGAATCTGTCGTCAGCTGCCTGGCAATTAAAAATAACGCAATTCCACCTACCACACACTATGAAACACCTGATCCAGAGTGTGATCTGGACTATGTACCGAATGAGGGACGCGAAACAGAAGTTAACTGTGTTATAAATAACTCCTTCGCCTTTGGTGGGAACAATGTCACGAATATTTTCAGTAGATTATAGATGAATAAAAAAGCAGTAATTACCGGTATTGGAATTGTATCTCCCTTGGGTATTGGACATCAGGATTTCTGGAACAATCTTGTTTCCGGCAATTCCGCAATAGCGCCGATGGAATGCCTTGATCTTTCAAGGTATGAATGTAAAAACGGAGCTGAAGTTAAAGGTTTAAACCCGGAAGAATATTTAGGTCGTAAAGGTTTAAGATATCTAAATAAAGGAACAAAGTTTCTTGGTTCCAGCGCTAAGCTGGCAGTAGATGACGCAAATCTTGAAATAGATGAAGAGTTGGCAAACCATACCGGAATTCTCATTGGTTCTTCCCTCGGAAATTTCTCACAGACAACCGATTACTTTCATGATATAATCAGGAAAGGCCCGGCGGAACTTTCACCCATGCAGAGCTACGATGTAGCCCTCAACTCTTCCATTAACTACGTATCTGTCTTCTTCAAGATGAAGAGTTTCGCAAGGACTATCTCGTCCGGCTTTACGTCGGGTACAGACGCAATTGGTAATGCCGTTAAACTTATTCAGAATGGGAAAGCAAAGGTAATTATTACCGGTGGAGTTGAACAGATCTCATTAGATTTATACATGATATTTTATATGAGGAAAATGCTGGCTGGATCAAGTAATATTGGAAATGAGATCAGCATGCCTTTCGATAAAAGAAGAGACGGTTTTATTATGAGTGAAGGCAGCTATGTATTTGTGATGGAAGAGTATGATCACGCAGTAAGTCGCAGGGCAAAGATATATGGTGAAGTTTCAGGCTTTGGAAGTCTCTTTTCAGGCAGCAGAAAAAGCGACAATGAAAAAAGAGTTAAGAAAGCCCGGAACACGATGAAATTGTGTATCGAGGATGCAGGGGTTTCTACGAATGATATAGATTTGATTAATGCGAACGGAAATTCAGGCAAGCAGTCAGACCTCATAGAAGCAAAGGCGATCATTGGATTATTTGGAGAGAAAGGAGAAGAAATCCCTGTGCACACCGTTAAATCGACATTAGGAGAAAGTTACGGTGCATCTGGTGCAGCACAGACAGCATCTGCCTTATTATCCATAAACAATGGCCTGATACCTGCTACCATTAATTGTGAAGAAAAAGACCCTGAATGCAATTTGAATGTAGTTAAAGAAAAACTTGAAAAAGATGTAAATACAGTGCTTATAAACTCATTTGATCTATCAGGCAATAATTCATGCCTGGTTGTTAAGAAAGCATAGCATTGTCATTCCTGCTTTCCAGTCCCCGCCAGAATGCAAGTCGGACTGGTGAACGATTCATCCGGACAGGCAAACAGCCTTTATTGTAATACGGCTCGTTTCGGAAACAAGCCCTACAATTTACAAACAATCTAATACATTATGAACAAATTATTCGAACCAATAAATATCGGCAGCTTAGAAGTCAAAAACCGGATCGCCATGTCAGCTATGGATCTTGGCTTTACCTCAGACGGTTCAATAAACAAACGTTTTATAGATTTCTATGTAGAAAGGGCCCGTGGCGGAGTGGGTTTGATTGTAGTAGGCGGATGCTATCCGGAAATGACTGGCAAGGTATGGAAGAGCATAATTGGCCTGGATAAGGATGAATATATACCCGGTTTAAAAAAACTAACCGATAGGATACACAAACATGATACTATGGTTGCGGCACAAATACTTCATGGTGGGAGAAGTGCGTCTTCATTTTTCTCAAAGACTCACCCTGTATCACCATCAAGCCTGTCACACGTCAACATAAAACAGAAACCACATGTCCTGACCATCCCTGAAATAAAGAAGGTAATAGATGGTTATGTTGCTGCAACAATAAGAGTAAAAAAGGGTGGGTTTGACGCGGTTGAGATTCATGGTGGTATGGGTTACCTTATCAACCAGTTTCTCTCTAAAGCTACGAATAAGAGAAAGGACAGATATGGCGGTAGTCTCAAAAACCGCATTAGGTTTGCGAAAGAGATTATTGAGGCCATAAAGAAAAAAGCCGGAAAGAGGTATCCAGTAATCTTTCGGATGTCAGGTGCAGATTTTGTAGACGAAGGCCTCCAGATAGATGAGAGCATTGAGATAGCGAAAGAGTTGGAAAAAGCTGGTGTGGATGCGTTTAATGTTTCCCCCGGCTGGCATGAAAGCCGCACTCCAATCATGCTTATGGCCATACCCAGAATGGCTTATATCTTTCTGTCTGAAAAGATTAAGGATCACGTAAACGTACCGGTTATAGGATCAGTGAGGATAAATGACCTGGCCCTGGCCGAAAAAGTTATAGACAACAATCGTGCAGATATTGTTTCAATAGGAAGGCCATTAATTGCTGACCCTGAATTACCAAAAAAATATAAGAAGAGACTATTTGATGATATCAGAAAATGTATCGCCTGTAATCAGGGATGTTTTGACTCTTTATTAAATTTCAAATCGGTCAGTTGCTTATATAATGTCAGAGCTGGTAAAGAGAGTAAATCCAAGGTCAGGAAAGCGAAAAAGAGAAAAAAAGTAATGGTTATTGGTGGTGGACCGGGAGGTATGGAGGCAGCAAGGATTGCAGCGTTAAGAGGACATGACGTACATCTGTTTGAAAAAACAGATACGCTTGGTGGTCAATTGAAATATGCTTATATCCCTCCGGGTAGAGAAGAGATAGAGAATGTTGTCACATTCCTGGCAAACCAGATAAGAAAACTAGATGTAAACATAGAGCTTTCTACAAAAGTAGATACAAAAACGATTAATAATCTGAAGCCCGATGTTGTAGTCGTAGCGACAGGTGGAAGCCCTCTTATTCCGAAAATTTCCGGTGTTAAAGAGAAAAATGTTGTTGTGGCCGAGGATGTATTTGATAATAAGGTAAAGGTTGGTGAAGACGTCGTCATCATTGGAGGAGGTACAATCGGCTGTGAAATTGCACTACACACCGCAAAGATGGGTGCAATGGAACCGGAAGTCGCCTGCTTCCTTTTGAAGAACAGAGTTATAAATGGGGAAGAGGCCGTAGAACTCACGTCAAAGGGAAAACGAAACATCACCATCCTGGAAATGAAAAATAAAATAGGAGGAAGATTCGGTATTTCAACAAGATGGGTTATCTTAAAACAGGTAGAAGATGCCGGTATCAAAAGTATAACAGGGATCAAAGTAAAGAATATATCGACTAAATCTAAACAAAAAAAAGAGAAAGATAAAGTCTGCGTAACTTTTGAACAAGAAAGTAAAGATACTAAGATTTTTGCGGATACGGTTATCATTGCCGCAGGATACAAATCCAATCAGGATATCACAAAAAAACTAAATGGTAAGATTGATGAATTATATAAAATAGGCGATTGTGTAGAGGTGAGAACTGCACTCGAAGCAATCCATGAAGGGTTTGAAGTTGGATTGAAGATTTAACATAATAGCAGCATGGGTGGTATGGGAAAAACTTGTTTGTCCGTGTAATGCATTGATAATTTTCACATTTAACACTGCAAAGAGTAATAGGGATTTAAAAAAATATGAAAGATATTCGAATGAACCGTGGTGATAACTCTGGTTATGACCATCTGGGATTTGAAGAGATAGAGGCTGATAACGGCAAGACAATCGGGGTAATTTACCTTAACAAACCTGATAGGAACTCTCTGGGTTCCTGGCTACTTGACGCTATATATGATAAGATGGACCAGTACGAAAACAATGAGAAAGTTGGCGCCATTATTATTGCCAGTAAGTTAAGAGGTGTATTCTGTGACGGTGTAGATCGCGAAGAGTTATTCGGATCATGGATTTCAGATCTGGTAGCAAAGAAAGACTACGAAAGATTCCATCGCTCCTACGAGATGCTTGTAGAAATGGAAAATTGCCAGAAACCGGTTATTGCCGCAATTAATGGAATTGCAATAGGAGCCGGGATTGAACTTGCAATGCTATGTGACTTGCGTATCGCATCAGAACGTGCATTCTTTAATTTACCGGAAGCCAAACCGCAACTTGGCATTATTCCCGCACTGGGAACAACACAACGTTTACCTCGATTAATTGGTCACGCGCGAGCAAAAGAGATGTTGTTTCTTGGTAATATGGTCCGAGCAAAAACTGCTCTGGAATGGGGTCTGGTCAATCAGGTAGTACCACACAATGAGCTTTTAAAGAAAGCGATAGATATGGCAAAGGTGCTGTTAGAAAGAGAGACTGGAGTACTCATAGAAATGAAAAAATGTGTCAACTTTGCTGGTGAGAATGATATTACAAAAGGCCTGGAATACGAGGTCGGTATATTTGCTGATATGATGCGGTCTAAGCTGTCGGCAAAGAATACCGCTCCCTTCCAAACTACTTAGTCAGACGGAAAGGCACAAAGTGAGCAATGCATAAACTTAAATGCAAAATATGATTTTTTATTAATAATAATTTCCTGGAGGTGATACTATGAGTAACAAGACGGCAATAGTAACAGGCGGTACAAGAGGTATAGGTAAAGCAATCACACTTGAACTGGCAAAAAGTGGTTACAATGTCGCCTTCAACTATAGCAAAAGTGATGACCTGGCAAAAGAACTTGTAAAAGAGATAGAAGGACTCGGAGTCAAGGCCATGGCAAAGAAGGCAGATGTATCGAACTTTGAAAGTGCTAAAACAATGGTTAAAGAAGTTAAGGATGAATTCGGCCAGATCGATATTCTTGTCAACAACGCTGGAATAACAAGGGACAAACTCCTCGCCCTGATGAAAGAGGACGACTGGGATGATGTAATAAACATTAATCTGAAGAGTGTCTATAACTTCTCCAAGGCGGTAATTATGACCATGATCAAACAGAAGAGCGGAAACATACTCAATATAACCTCTGTCAGCGGTATTGCGGGTGTTGCGGGCCAGGCCAATTACTCTGCTTCCAAAGCAGGAATGATAGGCTTCACAAAAGCCCTTGCAAAAGAAGTTGGTAAGGCAAAAATTAATGTTAACGCCATTGCATGCGGGTTCGTAGAAACAGACATGACCTCTGAACTTCCTGAAGAGTACAAGCAGAAGATGATAGATATGACTGCCCTGAAGCGATTCGGTACAACTGATGATGTCGCAAAAACAGCAATGTTCATGCTTTCAGATGGTGCAAAATATATTACAGGCCAGGTATTGTCTATCGATGGTGGGTTGGCGTTATAATTTAAACAGGTAGCTATTTCTTGAACTAAACTCAGCTTTTACAGAATTAACAACAATAATTTGTTTAATAAAATCCTTGTAATCTTTGTTTATCTGTGTCTAAAATCAAAATTTCCCTGTGGTTACAAAAAGGCAGAAAGGAGTTTATACAAAAATGCTCTTCTTACTTAAAGTTCAAATACAAAAAATACCCGATATGCCGGTAAAGGATTTTCTGGGATTTGTAGTCAAGGAGTGGGAATATTTTATCAGGATGAGAAAAAGGGGCAGGATCCTTGCCGGTGGGAAACTGGCAGGAAGCAGAGGCGCCGCGGCTATTATTGAAGTCGATTCGAACGAAGATCTTGACCAACTCGTAACCAACCTGCCGCTCTTCCCATTTTTCACAGACATAGAGATAACCCCACTAGTGCCTACTGACAAGGCTTTACTTGATGTCAAACGAATCCATTCACTTATGAAGTAATGAGACAACATTGACGTTACGGGTTGCATGTTGCGAGTTAAGAGATTTTATTTAATACACCAGGGTGTAAAACACCAAAGCCGAGTATAGCGCATAGCGCAATTCTCGGAAAATTATAAAGTGACTGGCACCTATGTAAAAGTGCCCTGTATGATACCAATATTCCTTGTAGGTCAGGTTTCTATACTTGAAGTAATCCTGAAATTCCAAAAGTCAATTTGTAATGGTTATATATACAATGAGAACTAGATGAAACGTACATTTGATTATAAGATAGGAGTAATCTCAGACACACATGGCCTCGTTAGACAAAGCGTCGTTAAATCATTTAATGACGTTGATTTGATTGTACACGCTGGAGATATAGGGACACATGAGGCACTTGACACTCTAAAGACTATTGCCAATGTGTATCCGGTCCGAGGAAATGTAGATGGTGGTACATGGAGTAAAACGCTGCCTTTTACCGAAGTGGTACAAGTGGGTGAAATATATTTATATCTCCTTCACAATCTGGATTCACTTGATCTGGACCCTGCGGCAGCAGGATTTCAAGTGGTCATCAGCGGCCATTCGCATATACCTAAAATAGAGAAGCAAAACGATATCCTCTTTATTAACCCAGGAAGTGCCGGTCCAAGACGATTTGACTTCCCGATATCTATTGCATTTTTGTATATACAAGGAAGCTCAGTAGAAGTAGAGATAGTAGAGTTAAAAGAATAAAAAAATTTATTTTTCTTAATTGGACGATGCAATCTGGATTATCGGTATGGATAAAAGCCTGGTTAAGGTTGTTAAAGAATGTGGGGGTGGAGTTTAAATAACGAGTTAAACAAAAAGAAGATGTAGTCGCTTAAAGTGAACGTTTGTCTCTACTCTGGTTAAACTGAACTTGATGTCTATGTCTTTTGTTTTACCTCCAATATTTTCAAAACCTTCTTTGCTTCTTCTCTTGCTTCTTCGAAAGAATTGGGGAAATAATCTACAAGCTTATGAAAATATTGATTCATATGTTCAAAATCCTTTGCTACTTCATCCTCAGTAAATTCGAGTACTTTTTTATAATAATCTATTGCAGTAGTATATTCACTTTTCCGATCATACATTTCACCTAATGCCAGGTAGAGAAGAGGGTTATTTGGTGCAAGCTCAATCCCTCTGTTTAATAGTTCTTTCGCCTTGTCATATTCTTTCTTTTCCCCATACATAAAACTAATGATACCGAGAACATATATATCTTTGTCATTTAACTCCAATGCCTTCAAATAATAATCTTTAGCTTTACTAAATGAAGCAGCAGCAGATGATTTCATAAATAAGCCCATCATTTGCTGCATCATAGCATTTTTTATATAAGCATCTCCGCTAACAATATAGTTTCTATAATCTTTCGGAAAACGTTCAACAAGCTGGTCAATAAGATCAAGATTACCACTATTAAATATTATATTAATAATCTCTTCATGATTGCGTTCATAATCCATTGCTTCAATGCAACAAATTGTCTTAGATTCGCAATGCTCATATTCATCTTGATCCAGAATCAGCTTCTCCAGATTATTCAACGCTCTTGTTTGAGCACATCCCATTAATGAAACTAAAATAGTTATAATGCCCGCTACAGTTCCAAATTTTGATAAATAGTTTTTCATCATTAACACATTATCAATCGTTAGTAGATTCCAGTAAAAAGTCGTAACAGTTATCTCTGATTTCAGGATTTGCTCGGTGCTTCATTGCGTCACGAGGATGTTGGTTAAGGTGACCGCTGATTCCATAAATATCATTGAATCCCCACTCAATTTCATCACGCAACGGCACCATGGTCTCCTGTATCATCTTATATATTGGCCTCACATCAAACTTCGGATTCTTCAGAAAATTAAGCAAGAGCTCGATATTACAGTTTCCTGCTCCACGACCGATACCGTTTATAGTCGCATCAAGTAAGTTTACACCATCTATAATCGCTTGCTGGGTATTTGAAAAAGCCAGTTGCTGGTTATTGTGGGCATGAAACCCGAGTTCCTTATCAGGCGCATGCTCCTTATAAAGCTGCAGATAGCTGGTTACCTGTTCTGAATAGAAAGCCCCAAAGCTATCCACCAGATAGAGGTAGTCAACCTCTTTTGCTCCATTTACCTGTTGCAGAGCTTCAATCAGATCAGTCTCGATAGCGGCAGAAGACGCCATAAGGTTAATAGTTGTCTGATAGCCAAGGTCTTTACTTCGTTTTACCAGATCCAGCCCTTTATCGACATCCGTAACATAGCAGGCTGTACGCACCATCCCGACAACACTCTGTTCTGCGGGAAGTAGTGCGGAAATATTTACTCTATCCACATCATACATCACCGCTACGACAGGAGGGTTCTCGCACTCATGGGAGTCAACGATATTTTTGATATCATCTTCATCACAGAAGTTCCATTTGCCGTATTTTTCCCGAGTATATTCATCACTCACACAAAGTTTTTTACCAATCTCCATGATATCGATACCACTATCACAGGCCGCGCGATAAGCCGCCTTAACAAAATCATCTTTGAAATTGTAATTGTTTATAAGCCCTCCATCTCTGACAGTACAATCTAAAACCTTAATTTTTTCTCGAAACATCTTCTCTGCTCCCGGTATAATACCTTATATCTGCAACTGAAAAATATAAACTTTACATAATAACGTAAACGGACATAAAAAAACAAGTGAGAAATAGATGCATATCACCTATTCAGTAATATTTAATTTGTATTTTATAGAACTCATGATAATATCTTGACTATAAAAAGAGAGAATATAATATAGCAAAGTTGTTGTTTTAAGTCATGAATAACTCGAATATAAAGAAAAGTAACAGTGCAAAAGG
Protein-coding regions in this window:
- a CDS encoding aldolase catalytic domain-containing protein, whose product is MFREKIKVLDCTVRDGGLINNYNFKDDFVKAAYRAACDSGIDIMEIGKKLCVSDEYTREKYGKWNFCDEDDIKNIVDSHECENPPVVAVMYDVDRVNISALLPAEQSVVGMVRTACYVTDVDKGLDLVKRSKDLGYQTTINLMASSAAIETDLIEALQQVNGAKEVDYLYLVDSFGAFYSEQVTSYLQLYKEHAPDKELGFHAHNNQQLAFSNTQQAIIDGVNLLDATINGIGRGAGNCNIELLLNFLKNPKFDVRPIYKMIQETMVPLRDEIEWGFNDIYGISGHLNQHPRDAMKHRANPEIRDNCYDFLLESTND